A region from the Sphingomonas brevis genome encodes:
- a CDS encoding cysteine desulfurase family protein: MIYLDYQATTPVAPEVAAGMRPWIEEKFANPHSPSKWGREAAAAIEVARGQVEKTLGLGGGHFAFTSGATEALNWALKGVFETAKRRKLVTVATEHAAVLDTAEWLEGKGIEVVRLQVGADGRIDRDMAEAAIDDNTALVAAMLVNNEIGVIQPIAELARLAHGAGALMLCDAVQGFGRLAIPDGPDLVAVSGHKIHGPKGVGGLWMRSGCEPEPLLHGGGQEQGLRSGTLSPALCVGMGEAAQLASERRDADAVHVEKLYELALTTLGQNWNINGSVAHRYRGNLNLRRDGLDGARLISDMRNIAFSLGSACASGSGRPSHVLRAIGLSDQQARSSIRLGFGRYTGEEELASACRRINETANAQARLPA; this comes from the coding sequence ATGATCTATCTCGATTACCAGGCGACCACGCCCGTTGCTCCCGAGGTGGCGGCCGGGATGCGGCCGTGGATCGAGGAGAAGTTCGCCAACCCGCACAGTCCCTCCAAATGGGGCCGTGAGGCGGCAGCGGCGATCGAGGTCGCTCGGGGGCAGGTTGAAAAGACGCTGGGCCTCGGCGGCGGGCACTTCGCTTTCACCTCCGGCGCGACCGAGGCGCTCAATTGGGCGCTCAAGGGCGTTTTCGAGACCGCCAAGCGCCGCAAGCTGGTCACCGTCGCTACCGAACATGCCGCGGTGCTCGATACCGCCGAGTGGCTCGAAGGGAAGGGCATTGAGGTCGTCCGGCTCCAGGTTGGCGCGGACGGTCGCATCGATCGCGACATGGCCGAAGCCGCGATCGACGACAATACGGCGCTGGTCGCGGCGATGCTGGTCAATAATGAAATCGGCGTGATCCAGCCGATCGCCGAACTTGCGCGGCTTGCCCACGGGGCCGGCGCACTGATGCTGTGCGACGCCGTGCAGGGCTTTGGCCGGTTGGCGATCCCCGATGGACCGGACCTGGTTGCCGTGTCGGGCCATAAAATCCACGGCCCGAAGGGAGTTGGTGGCTTGTGGATGCGGAGCGGCTGTGAGCCCGAGCCGCTGTTGCATGGCGGTGGGCAGGAGCAGGGCCTGCGTTCCGGCACATTGTCGCCCGCCTTGTGCGTCGGGATGGGCGAGGCGGCACAACTAGCGTCCGAACGGCGCGACGCCGATGCGGTACATGTTGAGAAATTATATGAGCTTGCGCTGACAACACTCGGACAGAATTGGAATATTAATGGTAGTGTGGCCCATCGCTACCGGGGAAATCTCAACCTTCGCCGCGACGGCCTGGACGGCGCGAGATTGATCTCGGACATGCGCAATATCGCCTTTTCGCTCGGCTCCGCCTGCGCCAGCGGCTCCGGCCGTCCCAGCCACGTCCTCCGCGCAATTGGGCTGAGCGACCAGCAGGCGCGCTCTTCGATCCGCCTCGGTTTCGGACGCTACACTGGCGAGGAGGAGCTGGCCTCGGCCTGCCGCCGGATCAACGAGACCGCCAACGCCCAGGCCCGGCTTCCGGCATGA
- a CDS encoding EF-hand domain-containing protein, with amino-acid sequence MPLVAPIIALLMSAAAADEPPITVKAYPWAPFISPMGEPFRGRATAESPIARWFGQADANRDGVLTADEMQADADRFFAKLDDNHDGQIDPQEITTYEWEVAPDVQVNTDWKRPRGDTAPKPEPDRDHPFGDDRKRGDRYDGYRLDGLQGGARYGLLNIPQPVASADADFNRAVTLAEFRQAASTRFKLLDSDGQGRLTLAALEARLPTRPKGKGEKHRKGEFDSRVGQPLPKGD; translated from the coding sequence ATGCCGCTTGTCGCGCCGATCATCGCTCTCCTGATGTCCGCCGCCGCGGCCGACGAACCGCCGATCACCGTGAAGGCCTATCCCTGGGCACCATTCATCAGTCCGATGGGCGAGCCGTTTCGCGGACGGGCGACCGCCGAATCTCCCATCGCGCGATGGTTCGGGCAGGCGGACGCAAACCGGGACGGCGTGCTGACCGCCGACGAAATGCAGGCCGATGCCGACCGCTTCTTCGCCAAGCTCGACGATAATCACGATGGCCAGATCGATCCCCAGGAAATCACCACCTATGAGTGGGAGGTCGCGCCCGACGTCCAGGTGAACACGGACTGGAAGCGGCCCCGGGGCGACACTGCTCCCAAGCCTGAACCGGACCGGGACCACCCGTTCGGCGATGACCGGAAACGAGGAGACCGATACGACGGCTATCGGTTGGACGGCCTTCAGGGGGGCGCCCGTTACGGGCTGCTCAATATCCCTCAGCCAGTGGCCAGTGCCGATGCCGACTTCAACCGGGCAGTCACGCTTGCCGAGTTTCGACAGGCCGCTTCCACCCGGTTCAAGCTGCTCGACAGCGATGGGCAGGGACGCCTCACGCTTGCGGCGCTGGAAGCCCGGTTGCCCACCCGGCCAAAGGGGAAAGGCGAGAAGCACCGCAAGGGCGAGTTTGACAGCCGGGTCGGCCAGCCGCTGCCCAAGGGCGACTAG
- a CDS encoding 1,9-bis(guanidino)-5-aza-nonane synthase, with amino-acid sequence MTTDTLNKVQDVDALANDTRKAELLKSEVEHIDITSFDARPIVEAMGKMSFTSRDLARAAGIYNQMLADPNCSVWLVIAGSTSAGGCMDLYAELVKNNMVDAIVATGASIVDMDFFEALGHKHYQALEIPDDDTLRSLYIDRIYDTYIDEVALQDCDYTIGKIADSLEPRPYSSRAFIREMGKWLSEGNGKKDNSLVKLAYEHDVPIFCPAFTDSSAGFGLVKHQVDAMKRGGHWMTLDSIADFRELTDIKIAAGTTGLLMIGGGVPKNFAQDTVVCAEILGHEDVEVHKYAVQITVADVRDGACSSSTLQEAASWGKVSTALEQMVYAEATSVLPLLASDAYHRGHWQGRDKRRFARLFE; translated from the coding sequence ATGACCACCGACACGCTGAACAAGGTCCAGGACGTCGACGCCCTGGCCAACGACACCCGCAAGGCGGAGCTGCTGAAGAGCGAGGTCGAGCATATCGACATCACCAGCTTCGATGCCCGCCCGATCGTCGAGGCCATGGGCAAGATGAGCTTCACCAGCCGCGACCTTGCCCGCGCCGCCGGTATCTACAACCAGATGCTGGCCGATCCCAATTGCTCGGTTTGGCTGGTGATTGCCGGATCGACCTCGGCCGGCGGCTGCATGGACCTTTATGCCGAGCTGGTGAAGAACAATATGGTCGACGCCATCGTCGCCACCGGCGCCAGCATCGTCGACATGGATTTCTTCGAAGCGCTTGGTCACAAACATTATCAGGCGCTCGAAATCCCTGACGACGACACGCTGCGTTCTCTCTACATCGACCGCATCTACGACACTTACATCGACGAAGTGGCCTTGCAGGATTGCGACTATACGATCGGCAAAATCGCCGACAGCCTGGAACCGCGCCCTTATTCGAGCCGCGCCTTCATCCGCGAAATGGGCAAGTGGCTGAGCGAAGGGAACGGCAAGAAGGACAATAGTCTGGTCAAGCTCGCCTATGAGCATGACGTGCCGATCTTCTGTCCGGCGTTCACCGACAGTTCGGCCGGGTTCGGCCTGGTCAAGCACCAGGTCGACGCGATGAAGCGCGGCGGCCACTGGATGACGCTCGACAGCATCGCCGACTTCCGCGAGCTGACCGATATCAAGATTGCGGCCGGGACCACCGGCCTGCTGATGATCGGCGGCGGCGTTCCGAAGAATTTCGCGCAGGACACCGTGGTTTGTGCCGAAATCCTCGGCCACGAAGATGTCGAAGTGCATAAATATGCCGTGCAAATCACCGTCGCCGACGTTCGCGACGGCGCCTGCAGCTCATCGACCCTCCAGGAAGCAGCCAGCTGGGGCAAGGTTTCGACCGCGCTCGAGCAGATGGTCTACGCCGAGGCTACCTCGGTCCTGCCGCTGCTGGCCAGCGACGCCTATCACCGCGGTCATTGGCAGGGCCGAGACAAGCGGCGCTTCGCCAGGCTGTTCGAATAG
- a CDS encoding cysteine desulfurase family protein — protein MTDSATRIFLDHAATTNVLPEARAALERGYDAWANPSSPHAEGRKARSALEEARSAVAEVLGWRHDVIFTSGASESVEIVAARARIPGRAHGATEHAIVPHAMGASSKVVPVDAGGLIDETALEAILAEGPALVAIQMVNNETGILQPLERLAPMIREAGSLLLADCAQSASKYPLPDADFIALSAHKLGATPGFGALLVRDLGTLEPVGGQEKGYRRGTQDAPSALAFAAALSAKPYDMERLAALRSRLDEGVRAAGGVVIGEDSPRLPTIGAISLPGASSAALLVQFDLAGIAVSAGSACSSGKMKESAVLSAMGVAPEIAGGFLRISFGPMTTEAEVDAFLAEWSRIASRARAA, from the coding sequence ATGACCGATTCAGCGACTCGAATTTTCCTTGATCATGCCGCCACGACCAACGTCCTGCCCGAGGCTCGGGCGGCGCTTGAACGCGGCTATGACGCCTGGGCCAATCCCAGCTCTCCGCATGCCGAGGGGCGCAAGGCGCGCTCGGCGCTGGAAGAGGCCAGGTCGGCCGTCGCCGAGGTATTGGGCTGGCGTCATGACGTCATTTTCACCAGCGGCGCCAGTGAATCGGTCGAAATCGTCGCGGCGCGCGCGCGCATTCCTGGCCGCGCCCATGGCGCGACCGAGCATGCCATTGTGCCGCACGCGATGGGGGCAAGCTCGAAGGTCGTTCCGGTCGATGCCGGCGGCCTGATCGACGAAACAGCGCTCGAAGCGATCCTTGCGGAAGGACCGGCACTTGTCGCGATCCAGATGGTCAATAACGAGACCGGGATCCTGCAGCCGCTTGAGCGATTGGCGCCGATGATCCGGGAGGCCGGCTCGCTGTTGCTGGCCGACTGCGCGCAGAGCGCCAGCAAATATCCGCTTCCTGACGCCGATTTCATCGCCCTTTCGGCGCACAAATTGGGCGCGACGCCGGGTTTTGGCGCGCTGCTGGTCAGGGACCTCGGCACGCTGGAGCCGGTCGGCGGGCAGGAAAAGGGTTATCGCCGCGGCACCCAGGACGCGCCGAGCGCGCTGGCCTTTGCCGCTGCGCTATCGGCAAAGCCCTATGATATGGAGCGGCTTGCCGCCCTTCGTTCGCGGCTCGACGAGGGTGTAAGGGCCGCCGGCGGAGTGGTGATCGGTGAAGACAGTCCACGCCTGCCGACCATCGGTGCCATATCGCTGCCCGGCGCATCGAGCGCCGCATTGCTCGTTCAGTTCGATCTGGCCGGCATCGCCGTCTCCGCCGGCAGCGCCTGCTCGTCGGGCAAGATGAAGGAAAGCGCCGTGCTGTCGGCAATGGGCGTCGCGCCAGAAATCGCCGGCGGCTTCCTCAGGATCAGCTTCGGTCCGATGACGACCGAAGCAGAGGTCGATGCCTTCCTCGCCGAATGGTCGCGGATCGCGAGCCGCGCTCGGGCGGCATGA
- a CDS encoding alpha/beta hydrolase, with translation MPEVIFPGPEGRLEGRFSPGPRPRAPVAMILHSHPQAGGTMNNKIVQLLYKDFVRRGFATLRFNFRGVGKSQGTFDNGIGELSDAASALDWVQQIHPEAEQTWVAGVSFGAWIGMQLLMRRPEIRGFISIAPPANMYDFSFLAPCPASGIIIQGEADEVVTPGAVQKLVDKLRTQKHITIAHDTIPGANHFFANEIDLLMKSVDGYLDYRLDPSCPIR, from the coding sequence ATGCCCGAAGTGATTTTCCCCGGACCCGAAGGCCGTCTGGAAGGCCGTTTCAGCCCGGGACCGCGCCCGCGTGCGCCCGTCGCCATGATCCTGCACAGCCACCCGCAGGCCGGCGGGACGATGAACAACAAGATCGTCCAGCTGCTCTACAAGGATTTCGTCCGCCGCGGCTTCGCCACGTTGCGCTTCAACTTCCGCGGTGTCGGCAAGAGCCAGGGAACGTTCGACAATGGCATCGGTGAGCTGAGCGATGCCGCTTCCGCGCTCGACTGGGTCCAGCAGATTCACCCCGAGGCGGAGCAAACCTGGGTCGCAGGTGTCAGCTTCGGCGCCTGGATCGGCATGCAGCTTCTGATGCGACGCCCGGAAATCCGCGGCTTCATCTCGATCGCGCCGCCGGCCAACATGTATGATTTCAGCTTCCTCGCCCCCTGCCCTGCATCGGGCATCATCATCCAGGGCGAGGCCGACGAGGTAGTGACGCCTGGCGCGGTCCAGAAGCTGGTCGACAAGCTTCGTACCCAAAAGCACATCACAATCGCCCACGACACCATCCCGGGCGCCAATCACTTCTTCGCCAATGAAATCGACCTGCTGATGAAGAGCGTGGACGGCTATCTGGACTATCGTTTGGACCCGAGCTGCCCGATCAGGTGA
- a CDS encoding type III PLP-dependent enzyme, with protein MHNHHSALGLATALRPVQPVTLLRPHAATRAARFFAEKFPGKSLYAVKANPSPSLLKVLWDAGVTHYDVASLGEVRLVAETLPDATLCFMHPVKAEEAIAESYFNYGVKTFSLDTLEELEKIVRATKGATDLNLLVRLRVSSDHSKLSLASKFGAEPHEVKPLLMAARQASDALGLCFHVGSQAMSPTAFAEAMTRVRDAIVEAAVTVDIVDVGGGFPSWYPGMEPPALEAYFEVIHRSFEELPISYSAELWCEPGRALCAEYASVLVRVEKRRGSELYINDGAYGALFDAAHIGWRYPVKLLREEDSNVKDAAFSFYGPTCDDLDHMAGPFMLPADVQAGDYIEVGMLGAYGCAMRTGFNGFGVEDHVVVTDEPMASLYTDVPERERTSNVITL; from the coding sequence TTGCACAACCATCATAGCGCGCTGGGGCTAGCTACCGCCCTCCGACCGGTTCAGCCGGTCACGCTACTTCGTCCGCATGCCGCCACGCGTGCCGCCCGCTTCTTTGCCGAGAAGTTTCCGGGCAAGTCGCTCTATGCGGTCAAGGCCAACCCCTCGCCTTCCCTCCTGAAGGTGCTGTGGGATGCGGGGGTCACCCATTACGACGTTGCTTCGCTTGGAGAGGTCCGGCTGGTGGCGGAAACGCTGCCAGACGCGACGCTGTGTTTCATGCACCCGGTCAAGGCCGAGGAAGCGATCGCCGAGTCCTACTTCAACTATGGCGTGAAGACCTTCAGCCTCGATACGCTTGAGGAGCTGGAAAAGATCGTCCGTGCCACCAAGGGTGCCACCGATCTCAACCTGCTGGTTCGCCTGCGTGTTTCGTCGGATCACTCCAAGCTCAGCCTCGCCTCGAAATTTGGGGCCGAGCCGCATGAGGTCAAGCCGCTGCTGATGGCAGCCCGCCAGGCGTCCGACGCGCTCGGCCTCTGTTTCCACGTCGGCAGCCAGGCGATGAGCCCGACGGCCTTTGCCGAAGCGATGACGCGTGTCCGCGATGCTATCGTGGAGGCAGCGGTCACGGTTGACATCGTCGATGTCGGCGGGGGCTTCCCCAGCTGGTATCCGGGCATGGAACCCCCGGCCCTCGAAGCCTATTTCGAGGTCATCCACCGCTCGTTCGAAGAGCTGCCGATCAGCTATTCCGCCGAGCTTTGGTGCGAGCCGGGCCGTGCGCTGTGCGCGGAATATGCCAGCGTCCTTGTCCGCGTCGAAAAGCGCCGCGGCAGCGAGCTGTACATCAACGACGGCGCCTATGGCGCGCTGTTCGATGCGGCGCATATCGGCTGGCGCTACCCGGTCAAGCTACTCCGCGAGGAAGATTCGAACGTCAAGGATGCGGCGTTCAGCTTCTACGGGCCGACGTGCGACGATCTCGACCATATGGCGGGGCCGTTCATGCTGCCCGCGGACGTGCAAGCCGGCGATTATATCGAGGTTGGCATGCTCGGCGCCTATGGCTGCGCCATGCGCACCGGCTTCAACGGATTCGGGGTCGAGGACCATGTCGTCGTCACCGATGAACCGATGGCATCGCTCTACACGGACGTACCGGAACGCGAGCGTACTTCGAACGTCATCACGCTGTAG
- a CDS encoding 2Fe-2S iron-sulfur cluster-binding protein, which translates to MIKVRFLKADGTLDHEIEAPSGTNLLDLAQREGQPLEGACEGQMACSTCHVVVAKEDFDRLPPASEEEDDLLDLAWQVRPTSRLACQINLSDDVGTITVQMPGGAYNLDR; encoded by the coding sequence ATGATCAAGGTCCGGTTTCTGAAGGCCGACGGGACACTCGACCATGAAATCGAGGCACCGTCCGGCACCAATTTACTCGACCTCGCACAGCGCGAAGGCCAGCCGCTCGAAGGTGCCTGCGAGGGGCAGATGGCTTGCTCGACATGCCATGTGGTGGTGGCGAAGGAGGACTTCGACCGCTTGCCGCCTGCCAGCGAGGAAGAGGACGACCTTCTCGATCTTGCCTGGCAGGTCCGCCCGACGTCGCGTCTGGCGTGTCAGATCAACCTTAGCGATGACGTCGGGACCATCACCGTTCAGATGCCCGGCGGAGCCTATAACCTCGACCGCTAG
- a CDS encoding threonine ammonia-lyase gives MGNYPQVARDDILAARERISGSVERTPLIESRIRGQRIWLKCECLQTGGSFKLRGATNRLMLLDEQQRRRGVVAFSSGNHAQGVAIAAERLGIHAIIVMPADAPAKKIEGTRSHGAEIIFYDRATENREEIAARLGAEKGSVVVPSFDDPHIVAGQGTAGLEIIDQLGASPAQILVNCGGGGLSSGLALACPDAAIVTVEPEGWDDMRKSLEVGEIVPVGPNPPPTLCDAIQTLRVSPLTLGILKDRDARGVAVSEEETVAAVRWAWQEHELVVEPGAAVSMAALLSGKVEIIPETVALVSGGNIDPALHARLVS, from the coding sequence TTGGGTAATTATCCTCAAGTGGCCCGCGACGATATTCTGGCGGCCAGGGAACGAATTTCAGGCTCGGTCGAGCGAACGCCATTAATTGAGTCACGGATTCGCGGGCAACGCATATGGCTCAAATGCGAATGCCTGCAGACCGGCGGATCGTTCAAGCTGCGCGGGGCGACCAATCGGCTGATGCTGCTTGACGAGCAGCAGCGCCGTCGCGGCGTGGTCGCTTTTTCCTCCGGCAACCATGCCCAGGGCGTGGCAATTGCCGCCGAACGCCTTGGCATTCACGCCATCATTGTCATGCCGGCTGACGCGCCGGCAAAGAAGATCGAAGGCACAAGGTCCCATGGCGCGGAGATCATCTTCTACGACCGCGCTACCGAGAACCGAGAGGAAATCGCCGCTCGATTGGGGGCGGAGAAAGGCTCGGTCGTCGTGCCGAGCTTTGACGATCCTCACATCGTTGCCGGCCAGGGGACGGCAGGACTGGAGATAATCGACCAGCTTGGTGCATCGCCTGCACAGATACTGGTGAATTGCGGCGGCGGCGGCCTGTCATCGGGACTTGCCCTTGCCTGTCCCGATGCCGCGATCGTCACGGTCGAGCCGGAAGGTTGGGACGACATGCGGAAATCGCTGGAGGTGGGAGAAATTGTGCCGGTAGGCCCAAACCCGCCGCCGACCCTCTGCGATGCGATCCAGACGCTAAGAGTTTCGCCGCTTACCCTGGGCATTCTCAAGGATCGCGATGCCCGTGGAGTGGCGGTCAGCGAGGAGGAAACGGTAGCAGCCGTTCGTTGGGCCTGGCAGGAGCATGAGCTGGTCGTCGAGCCGGGCGCCGCGGTGTCGATGGCGGCTCTGCTATCCGGCAAGGTGGAAATCATCCCGGAGACGGTGGCGCTGGTGTCGGGCGGGAATATCGACCCCGCGCTTCACGCTCGCCTGGTCAGCTAG
- a CDS encoding YbaB/EbfC family nucleoid-associated protein yields MPSLDEIMKMAEAAQAQLAQAQENLDKVEVEGVSGGGLVKIKATAKGRILGVAIDDSLLVPAEKSMLEDLIAAAINDARGKADAAAGEQMQSMTAGLSLPPGFKLPF; encoded by the coding sequence ATGCCCAGCCTCGATGAAATCATGAAAATGGCCGAAGCCGCCCAGGCGCAACTTGCCCAGGCGCAGGAAAATCTCGACAAGGTCGAAGTTGAGGGCGTGTCGGGCGGGGGCCTGGTCAAGATCAAGGCGACCGCCAAGGGCCGCATTCTCGGCGTGGCCATCGACGACAGCCTGTTGGTTCCGGCCGAAAAATCCATGCTGGAAGACCTGATCGCAGCGGCGATCAACGATGCCCGTGGGAAGGCAGATGCCGCCGCCGGCGAGCAGATGCAGTCGATGACGGCTGGACTTTCGCTGCCGCCCGGATTCAAGCTTCCTTTCTAA
- a CDS encoding DNA polymerase III subunit gamma/tau, protein MTDDESPGLGLDLPELPERPNDEAHYRVLARKYRPQTFAELIGQDAMVKTLGNAIERGRIAHAFLLTGVRGVGKTSTARLVAKALNCIGPDGHGGPTIEPCGVCEPCRAIAEGRHIDVIEMDAASHTGVDDVREIIEAVRYASVSARYKIYIIDEVHMLSKSAFNALLKTLEEPPAHVKFLFATTEVGKVPVTVLSRCQRFDLRRIPAEKLAEHFAWVAAAENVEVEPEALHAIARAAEGSARDGLSILDQAIAHGEGKVTAEQVRDMLGQADRGRIRRLLETLLTGDLAATLEQLDEAHALGIEPGSLLRGLMESMHAVTRAKAGAKADMLQSAEEREHSAELAGRLGWGSLHRLWQLLLKGLEDVRIAPDPHEAATMALLRLIHAADMPDPSALAAMLSGGGTSVAAPAAPSATAPPGAKASVPTDYPSLVDAVEKQGKQLLGVQLRDHVGLVSFEPGELVLKPLKPLGPEFPRELAAAAKAATGQNWQVRLTDEGGSPSLQQQEVMAEERMRSAVLEEQNVRALLDEFPDATLESIDRKEA, encoded by the coding sequence ATGACTGACGACGAATCGCCGGGCCTTGGCCTAGACCTTCCCGAACTGCCCGAGCGGCCAAATGACGAGGCGCACTATCGCGTGCTCGCCCGCAAATACCGGCCGCAGACCTTCGCCGAGCTGATCGGCCAGGACGCGATGGTGAAGACGCTCGGCAACGCGATCGAGCGCGGCCGCATTGCCCACGCATTCCTGCTGACCGGGGTGCGCGGGGTCGGCAAAACGTCGACCGCGCGGCTCGTCGCCAAGGCGCTGAACTGCATCGGCCCGGACGGGCACGGCGGGCCGACCATCGAGCCATGCGGCGTTTGCGAGCCGTGCCGGGCGATTGCGGAGGGCCGCCATATCGACGTGATCGAGATGGACGCTGCCTCTCACACCGGGGTCGACGACGTTCGGGAGATTATCGAGGCGGTGCGCTACGCCAGTGTCTCCGCGCGCTACAAAATCTACATTATCGACGAAGTTCACATGCTGTCGAAGAGCGCGTTCAACGCGCTCCTCAAGACGCTTGAGGAACCGCCGGCACATGTGAAATTCCTGTTCGCCACCACCGAGGTCGGCAAGGTTCCGGTGACGGTTCTGTCGCGTTGCCAACGGTTCGACCTCAGGCGCATCCCGGCCGAGAAACTGGCCGAGCATTTCGCCTGGGTTGCGGCTGCGGAGAATGTTGAGGTCGAGCCGGAGGCCCTCCACGCAATCGCCCGCGCCGCTGAAGGCTCCGCCCGGGACGGCCTGTCGATCCTCGACCAGGCGATTGCGCATGGAGAAGGCAAGGTCACTGCGGAACAGGTGCGCGACATGCTCGGTCAGGCTGACCGCGGGCGTATCCGCCGATTGCTCGAAACCCTCTTGACTGGGGACCTTGCCGCGACGCTCGAGCAGCTCGACGAGGCCCATGCGCTGGGCATTGAGCCAGGCTCGCTGCTCCGCGGCCTGATGGAATCGATGCACGCCGTGACCCGCGCCAAGGCCGGGGCCAAGGCCGATATGCTGCAGTCCGCCGAGGAGCGCGAGCATAGCGCCGAGCTGGCCGGGCGCCTTGGTTGGGGCAGCCTCCATCGCCTATGGCAGCTGCTGCTCAAGGGATTGGAGGATGTCCGCATCGCCCCTGATCCGCATGAGGCGGCGACCATGGCCCTGCTGCGCTTGATCCATGCCGCCGACATGCCTGATCCCTCGGCGCTTGCCGCGATGCTGTCGGGCGGCGGCACGTCAGTTGCCGCTCCAGCGGCGCCAAGCGCTACGGCACCGCCCGGAGCGAAGGCCAGCGTGCCGACAGACTATCCGTCGCTGGTCGATGCAGTAGAGAAGCAAGGCAAGCAATTGCTTGGCGTCCAGCTGCGCGATCATGTCGGCCTGGTCAGTTTCGAACCCGGCGAGTTGGTGTTGAAGCCGTTGAAGCCGCTCGGCCCGGAATTCCCGCGAGAGCTGGCTGCCGCAGCCAAGGCCGCGACTGGCCAGAATTGGCAGGTGCGCCTGACCGACGAGGGCGGATCGCCCTCGCTTCAGCAGCAGGAAGTCATGGCGGAAGAACGGATGCGCTCAGCCGTCCTCGAGGAACAAAATGTCCGCGCGCTGCTTGATGAATTTCCCGACGCAACCCTGGAATCGATTGACCGGAAAGAAGCCTAA